The Aspergillus nidulans FGSC A4 chromosome VII nucleotide sequence CGTTAATAATGACATTCTGCCACCGCCGAATGAGATCAGGTTCGCGGTTATCCAGAATATCTAGCTCAAGGTCAGACGCCTGCCAGccaagcttcttcatcttcttgtAGTATTTTTCCCTCCAGTGGAGGATCGCAAGCAGGTTGTCAGCTGGTAATGCGGGGTCGTTGACCATCTCAATCAGGAAATCGTGCATCATGCGGTGATAGATATCAGTGTAGGTCTTGAAGATTTTCCACTTCTTCGGCATCAACGACTGCATGCCCTGCTGCACGACGAAGAGGTCGTTAAAGAACCATCGGAAACTCTTCTCCAGACCTTCCGGGTCATCCAAGAATTTCTCCTTGGTGTCTTCGAACTGATTTTGAGCGTAGAACTCGATCGCTTGTATAAATTTTTCCTTGTATCCCCTTACGGTCTTCGGTCCAACATTCATTGACTTAAACCGCCCAGCTAAATCCTGGTGATCCTTCTGCGCCTCCTGCAAGGCCTTAACGGTctcatcattcttctcctcgttcgcCACCACAACCGCAAGTCGAACCACCATGCTGGGGTTATCACTCTGCACGAGCGGAATGAGGTTCATACACAGCGTCCCAAGATGGTCATCAAACCAATCGATTACGGCATCCAGCCCTTGGAAATATTCTTCTAGGGTGGCCTCGTTACTCGCGTCCTGCGCCCTGCGAACTTGATCCATGGCCTCATCTCGAAAGTCCCGCAATCGAGATATCCGCATATGGGTCCGCAGCAGATTAGGCTGGTTCTCaagatcctcgtcatcctcccTCAGaagctcctcaatctccgctAAATCAGAGCTAAAGTTCTCCAGtcctttcttcatcatcagagTAGCTTCAAAGTTGCGCTGGATTTTAGCGAGCTGGTCAATTCGCGAGAAGTCATCAACGCTGTTCTGCGACTCGGCGCATAGTCTGTCGATACCCTGTAGCTCATCCCTCGTCTTTGATACCTGGCGCTGGCCTTCCGTGAGGGCGCTGAGGCTTCGTTGTACGGATGCTAACTGATCCCGAAGACCCTCACGGAGCTGCGCATCGACCGCAGCTTTCTTGCGTGTGTATTCGGCTTTCAGTCCattgatcttgtcgaggtCCTCCGGGTGTCGGAGGAGGTCCTCTAACCGGGGCATGGCCACCGCTCTGTCGGCATTTCCCCCTTGCGCCatcttggttaggtgctATACCAGCAGAATGGCAAGAAAGTTCAATCAGATCAGATAGGCATCAATTCATCGTTCCGATAGGGTTTAGCTAGCTTGAGCTGCGTGTCTCCAGGCGAGCTGGGACCGGCAGTATGCCGTTTCACGTGACATTCCGCCTGGAAGCTCGACCAGAACAGGAAAAGACAAAATTTCTGGGCAGCAGTCGCATCACTCAACAGTTTGTCGGCGAGAACCAATATCCTAGGCTCAGTCTGCTGTCAACCCTGCTGCACAGAAACCGATTACGCTCCGCAATTAccgctgctcttgctcaCGATCTGACCAACTCATAAGCACACCATTTCCAGCCAGATTCCACTATCTTCTATTGCGCGGACTTAACCGCCGAGCGACCGTTTCATTCCTCGCCGTAACCCAGGACCAGCTACAACCAAAGGGAGAAAACAAATTCGAGATGAGCTACTTTCGCATCACCCTCGTCCGCTCCGCCATCGGTCTCCCACGCCGAACAACAGACGTGCTCAAGGCTCTCGGACTAAAGAAGCGCATGGCCACCGTTTTCCACCCCGTCTCTCAGTCGGTAGCCGGTCAGATCATGAAAGTAAAGGAACTGGTTGAGGTGCAGGAAGTTGATAAAAATTTGACGAAACAAGAGCTGCATCTGGAGCGAAAGCCTGATCCAGGGTATTATGTCGAGAGAACAGCGGCGATAGAGAGGActgagaagaggggagaatAGACAGCCTATATTTCTCGCTTGCCTTGTTTGGGTCTttggttttctttttttttttttgcatgTTAAGATGTCTTTTCTCAATTGGGTACCATGGAGTTGGGTTGCGACCATCGATGATCTTGGCTGGCTGGAAGAATTTTCAGCGCCATATGTAGGAGAGGGCGGGATAAGAGGACATTGATGCCGGCTACTCTGATTGCATTGAGCGATGTTACTATATCACTGTACTATATGTCTATCGTCTACTATTTATGAGGTCCTCGAACATTCAGATTTTGATGACATTCGTCTTCTCTAACGGCATGGTAAGAATAATCTTTCAAGGCCACCGAGGCCACAGGATATCAATAGAAACACCAGAACACCGTATACCCTTATGTGAAGTCCAGCAAGGCCCTGATCCGATCACGCATATCAACAGACAACGGTTTTATAATCATCCAGGATCCTTCTAAGCTTTGTACAAGGTGTCTAGGAAGCCTTCTGCAAGGCGACTGACGATGCTTTTATCCGGCATACTTCCAGCCACGCCATAGAGAGCAGATGTATCACCGCGTTTGACGACATAAGATTTGCCCTGTCGCTTCCGCTCTTCCGCCTTCTCCAGTTCCTTTTCGACCACCGCAACCAAGTCTGAAATGAGCgtatcaacagcagcagctgttGGAATTGTGAAAGCGACATGCATTGCCGGAGGAGATTGCAAGGCGTTCAGATGCCAACCCTTTGCCGAAAGGTCATCGGCAATGTCGTAAATGTCAACGGCATCATTTTTACTCTCGAAGGCTATAACGCTGACCATAGGTTGTCCAACGACTTGGAGATTTGGCGAAAGGCGTGCGTCCTCATTGATAGCTGACTCAAACTTCTTCGCCGCATTAACTATATCAAGACAACTCTTGATATAGCCAGATTCGCCTACGCTCATGAGACTAGCCCAGCATCCCGCAATCAACGCACCAGGCCGTGACCCAGCAACCGAAGGGGACGCATAGACACCACCAGACCAGTCAGGGTAGATGAAGTATTGGTGGCTGCGGTACGTCTTGTTGCGGTACAGAAGGACTGAGTTACCCTTAGGTGCAAAGCCATACTTGTGGGTGTCGACGCTAATGCTGGTCACGCCTGGTTGGCGAAAATCGAAGCcgccttcctcctcgtaAGGCGACGGAAACCCAGCTTTCTTCAGAAGCGCAATGACAAATGAACCCAAGCAGCAATCAACGTGCAGAGGAATCTTATAATGTGTGGCCAGTCGTGATAAAGCGGGAATGTCGTCAACTATACCATGGGGGAAGTTTGGAGCAGAGCCAACAAGCAGAACGGTGTTGGAGTTGATCAGTCGGCGCACCTTGGCGATGTCGACCTTGTGGTCTGGCGCTGGGCAAGGAACACGATGCAGCTTGATACCAAAGTAACTAGACGCCTTAATAAACGCAGCATGAGCTGTATCAGGAATGATCCTTTATTTGAGTCAGCAGAATAccagaaaagagaaagattCGAGAGCTCACATTTCAGGTTCCGTCACGCCTCTTTCAGCGCGCGCCTTGTTACGTGCGGCCAAACAGGCCATGAGGATGGATTCAGTACCACCGCTGGTCGTCACCCCCGCGCCATCAGAAGGGCCGTGAAACATTGCAAGGACCTAAGCCAAGCCCAGTAAGTCATTGGACGCAGTCCTCAATCATCTGAAAAGGATAATTTACCATCGCAACCACCTCGGCTTCCATCTTCCGAACACCAGGAAAAACATCAGGGTGAATAGGATTTGCGACGCCGAATTGCTCAAATGCCTCGGCCTGGATTTTGAGCAAGTCCTTTCCACCATGGTACACGGCACCGCTAACGCGACCATCCTCCCATCTGGTATGCTCCATGTTCCCAAGCTTAGCTAGTTCCGCACGAACCTGCTCGTGCGTCCATCCTTCCTTGGGCAGAGTCAGGTATCGTGTAACACCGGGGCCGTTTGCCACGAGTTTCGATTCTAGGCCCTCAATCGCAGCCGTCACTTGTTTGTCGACCTGTCCACGGACTCCGGGAAACCGCAAAAAGATAGAGTATAAAAATAAACGAATGGCTAGGTAGACATTGTGAATACTGCCGAAGAAACCGTAGCCTCGCAGGGAGTAGAACGTTTTTCGAACGTAGCGGAATAAGAATAGAGCAAATACAATATTGCGAACACTACGCGCATAGAAACGATATTAGATAACAAACATCCAGGGCCTCAGGGCGCAGAGAAGCCTGTACTTACAGGTCCAGGTTCAGAACAGCCAGCTGGGCGCTGGGGGCTCTGCCATAGCCAAGCAGTTTGTTCTGCAAAGCGACTGGCACGACAGACGATGCCATTCTTCCTCCGGTGATCCTCAATTACTCCTCCTCACtcagcaaagacaaagagTATGGATGGAATAGGTGAAATCTTCGATGATAAGAATAAGACGATGAAAGTGGTGAAGTGGAGAGATTCGGATGTCGGAGTCAAGGAAATAGAATGAGCGAAGTGCGGGAAGCACGCCAGGGACGATTGTGACTGGTGACTGTTAGCCCCAATGATAGTAGTTGCTGTCTGCGGAGTAATTTTGATTGAAGAGCAGAGCTTCTCGAAGCGCCAAAGGTACCGTCACACACTTACACTACCTCGGCTGTAGGTTCCACATGCCACCTCGTCCGACTGGAGGGAATCTCGTGACGTCGCCCGCGTCGAAGATTATCCGTCATATCTTAGTATAAATTTTTGCCAAGTCATATCACTATTGTATATTGATTCAACGGTCCATGCCTAATCCAAAAATGATTTGTAGATGATTGTATTTGTTTCTTGACTCTTTCATTTAATGTAATCGCCGAGACAGCTTATATACAGGGCTTACTTAAAAATCAAAGCTCGCAAACACCGACCACTCTTACCTCGTGCTCATGGCTGAGGGAGAAATAACACTTTTAGGAACCCCCAAGGTAAACTAAAATATCCCAGACCACATAAAAAACACCAATCATGACAAGACAAAGGAAGATCGACGTCTCACTTCGTAAAAGGAGTCGCTCAGGGAATATGATCAAAGCTCTagggaaaagaaataaatagATGTAAAAATTTCACCATATTCCAACAGGAATAGCTCATAGCGCAAAGCAAATATGCATAGATCGTTTTGAAAATAGGAAACGGAACGCCCTTAAAGAGCGGTGCCACTCTCGGTAAGCTCCTTTTCCTTGGCGAGGAACTGAGCGTGCTCATCGGCAGTCAGATCCATGAGGGGCTTGTTCTCGCCGGAGCTAAGGTTGCGGTAATAAGCACGGATGATGCTATCCGCATCATCAATAGCAATAGGTCGGATGTCAGCAAGAGCCTTGATCTTGGCCGTGCACTCCTTGTACTGATCGTCAGTCATGTGGACGTTAAGCTGTTGAGCACGCGACTTGATAGCGTTCCAGCCTGTTAGACGAGACGCGAAGTGCACATATCTTGACATGCCGAAATCAGCGGGGTTGATGATCTCGTAGGTGCTGGGGTTGTTCAGGATAGCCTTGGCGTGGATACCCGCCTTGTGGGTGAAGGCACAGAAACCGGTGATGTAGTTGTTGAAGGGAATGTTGACCTCAACAGCCTCGGCGACAAGGTCCTCAATATCCTtaagcttctccagcttaTACTTGCTCTTGACGTACTGGGGGTCGGCGACCATCATGCGAGCCATGAGACCACCAAGAGGAGTAATACCATTGCGCTCACCAATACCAAGGACAGAGGTATCAATGTGAGTAGCACCAGCCTCGAGAGCACAGTAAGCATTGGCAATGGCGCAACCAGTGTCGTTGTGGAAGTGAGTTTCAATGTCACAGCTCACAACTCCCCTCAGAACACGGATGAGCTCGTACACCtggcgaggagaagcgcaGCCAACAGTGTCTGCAATACCAACGCGGTTCACACCAACTTGGTCGACGGCTGAGTAGATGGAAAGCAGGTCGACGAGGTCGGAGCGGAAAGAGTCCTCGCTGGAGAATCGGATTTCGATGCCCTTGGATTTGACGAATTCAATAACTTCGATGGCGGTGTTCTTAATGTAGGTCATGTCCTTGCCGTGAGAGTGCTCGCGGAGATACGAGGAAGTTCCAATGACGACGTCGCTGTACACCTGATTAGTACTAAAGACAGCTAGAAAACGTGGAAGAATTCTTACACTCCGTCAACACCAGTCTCGACAGCGACCCGAGCGTCATCCATGTGGCATCGAATATGAGTGAGGATCTATTTGGCCCATTAGACAGTGTATGCGCCGACTCATTACCAATGGGAACTTACCTTGGCCTTCAAGCCAAGTTTGCAGATGGCTTCGCAGTCAAGCCTTGACTGTTCAGAAGCACAAGGGCTAGTAAGTTCAATCTAGAGCGAACAGCCGTCAGTAAGTGGCATCAAACCAATACACACTGGATGACTCACGTAGTCGACTCCAAACTCATCCAATGCCTTGGCAAtttcaatcttcttctgggtATCAAAGAAAGCGTTGGCGAACTGTTCGCCCTCACGAAGAGTACTCTCGATGATCTTGAAGCGGGAGACATTGCTCAAAAAATCAGTCACGCCGACATTGTGACCGTAGGGGTTACGGGAAGGATGAGGGTTCTGGCGGGTCTGAACCGCGGTGAAACCGGGGTGGTCTCCttgaaagaaaaaaaattagCATTGAATCTGTAGATAATGCATATTCACAGTAATACCATTAGACTGGCCGTTGACGCCGTTTGTTTGCCCATTGGGCTCATTGTCTGCACCAGGGCACATTGTGTGTGAATGGTGGTGGGGTTAGGTTTGTATATTTGATGCGAGCAAATATGAAAATAAGAACTAAAATTGAATGACAAGTTAGACTTAACAAGGTTGATGGAAAATGGCAGAAGTTGAGGATACTAACCGTCAAGCCCAGGGGCAAATTCAGGTGTTTATATGCTCTGCGGTTGAGGAAAGCAGAGAAAAGAGTCATAGGCCTAGGAGGGAAGAAAAGTGGGCGGGGATTTCGAGGGCGGCGGACGATCTCCAATGAAGACACAGGCGATGATGACTCCTCCATCCAAGCGCCAGCGGCAACGAAGAAAAATTTCGCCCGCCGAGCGCCCTCGGAATTTTCCCACTGTGGGGAACCTGCATTTCAAGGTTCGTTACTTGGTGGCTTCGCCTCGAGGTCAGGACCGTGACCATCAGTCACTCCCTCAGTCTCGTCGGCATTGCAGCCACTATGCGTTGGCATGTTGATTCCTACCCTATCGAGCACTTTGTAGGAGTTGAATTTGTGGCTTCCGTCCGTGGCCGAATCTTTGAAAGCCATCTATAGCTGTGTATTATACTTACGAGCGGATATCCGGATTATACACAGAATAAGAACTGACTTCCCACGATTCTGCCGCAATAAACAAGCTCCATACTGGTAGTGCTTACTTCTTAGCAGAAGCTCTGGATTCTTCTCTGTTGATCTCATTTTACAATCAATACAGATGCTTATACTGAGTGCATATTGTGCTTTGTGAGCGCCTCTTGCGCAGTCACACTTCAAGCCCCCGACATCGGCTCTGTAACCAGTTTACCAATCCATACGCCCAGAGTGGCCGAAAATTACGACGGTTGAAAGTGTCTAGAAAGCCCGCGATTGATAATCAACCTTTCAGTTGCCTTAAGCCCATTCATGATTATTTTCGTTATTGTCAATGCCTTTGAATTGCGACCGGAGAATGTCTAGGCTAAAGGCGTATTATGTTGTCTTGTGTGTTGGTGTTAACGCGCCTACGTCACACTTTTACTCTTAAGCCGAGTGCATTGTAACAATTGCGCATTAGCAGAACTAATACTCCATGATACTACCGGGCTTCTCGTTCAAGTCGTCTCGGCATTGGTTTCTTGTGATATGTAAGAGCCTGTAAATCATGCTTTTGGGTTGTAGATCATCCCGTTAGACCTCGAATCGGTCCGGACCTGTTATGAGTCATGACCGGAGGGCGTCCGAAGTAACGGAACGTATGTAGACTATAGACTTGGGAGTAATGACAAGCTTCATAGACTTACTGGACTTTTCCTGGAAGGGAAAACCCCGAAAGATAAAACATGCTAatcctgctgcaggaacTACCTATGCAATGGGACTGCTCACATCCATGACTCAAGTTAGTAACGGGCATCTTAAAGAATGTGTTGAGGCTCTCCATGACCACTGGCCGTTTTGGAGTTAGACAATGGCTCCAAAACTGTAAATCCGattccttctcttcataaCATGCTCTCTAAGCAACAGAGAGCACTTGGCTATGAGTTTTATCACgcaatccagctcttcaaccTAGCCACATCCCGTCTGAACGGATACCTGCCAGGAGAGCTGCCACTAAGTTCATAATCATGTTTATACCTGTTCGAGCCGGGCCTTTCAAGCAAGCCTGTCTCGAGATCATTTGCATATCTTTTGGGAGCCATCGAGCCGTCAGAGTCACCGCTTCCCTTTGTCTCGCTTTTCAGACGTTGAGACCTGGATTTTCCGATGCCGTATCCCCTTTTTCGGCTCCAGAACGCGCTATTCACGATTGTTTCTCTGGATTTCCGCATCGAGAAGACCAGAGTGACCACAACGATGATCACAACAGCGAGACTCACAGGAAGACCGATGCACAGTGCTAGCTTGTTGAAACgtggtggcggagatggTTTGTAGTGCTCCACGGGTTTGGGACGAAGTGTGATCGTTGGGCCCTGCCGGGCACTCGCTCTTCGGTCCAGGGTAGAATCGAGCTCAATAATGTAAAGAGTCAATGTATTGTTTTGCTTGCCTTGAAGCCACTCATTGCTCATATGAAGCGGGATATATCCATAGCTGTTATCGGTCTTATCAGAAGTGAAGGCTGATGTCCCTTCAGGCGAGTCGGAATATCTTAGCTCGATTGTGATTGTTGCATTCAAAGGATAGAAGTCAGCATTCCACGTCACATAGTCTTTGTATCAACCAGGACATTTGCACCATCCTCTGGGAGGCAGAATGGCACAAAGGGTCCTTCTAGGTCGGTACAGACGGGAAAGTCTCCAGAAGAGAACCGGTTAGACGAGTTTGCCGTGGCAGTAACGTTGTGGTTAGCAATGGAAACATTCGCCAGGGTGGCACCTAGAAACAAGCACGGATGCATGAGCACATGTATAATAACCGCTGAAATCTAGTAAACGAACCATAGTCGAAGCTCATTCCCCTCCTCACTACAGCCCCAAGGGCATAACCCGGCAACCACGCGACAGTGGAAGCAAGTGTCAAAAGGTCCCAGGGGAACCAATTGCTCTCTCGGCGTCGCATAATAGATGTAAGGAAGTGATATCAAGCAATAATCAGGAAACAGATAACCGTAGCTCCACTGTGGTAAGCTAAGAAaatttctccagctctgaaTATCACCACATAACAGGAACTGTAGAAGCCATATTAGGCGGTGCAACGAATAAGGAAGGAGCCATTAATTATCAGATTAGGAAGGAGGCGGCTACAGCCTGTAGATCCATTATTGGCATTGTAGTCACTGTTGAAACCCAAACTCCAGGGGTATCCGAAGACCAGCCGGCACGCTTCACCAGGTTCTTTCAAGAATGCGATTGAATGCTCAGTACCAAGTAGGTTCATGAGTATACGAAGCTCGGTTGCAGCAATTCTTACAGCGAAACGGTCGACCCAAGTATGCTGCAGAGGCGTGTGCGCATATGTCCAAGGTAACACTTATATACAAGAAGACCGTCTTCTGCTCAATTATGCATCGATAGTACGCAAGTCGCCGATACAAAAGACCTGGGATGTAGTGTGTGCAAGGTCAttgagaggagatggaaagcAAATAAACACATGACATAATCAGCACGACGTTAGAACGATGGAGCAATTTCACGTTAGGCAGTCTGCAATTCAGCCAGTGTAATGTCTGTTGGGTATAGAGTCAATTCGGAGGAAATTCAATTCTGAACGCCATCCTTTGCAAGCTCCCTAGGAGGAGAGTAACCGAGATCTATAGTTCTAGAGTGTTGGGTTCCCCGCTCCCCAGCTGCAAGTGCGAGTCGCGGACCACCATTTCGGGTTTAGGCCAGCTGTCGCGTTCCATCCGTCGTGGCTCTTCCATCTGGTCGCCTCCAGCTCAAGTTAACCTGTTCCCAAGCTGCCTGCTGTCTGTACTCTGGCCATCTCAATCAATCCATCATCAAAAGTGCGCCTGCTACTCTTACATTCAGCCCAGGTTTGTTTTTCCTCAGACATCGATAGCCAGCTGAAGCTCATACTTACCACGTGTCTCCTATTCTAGCATCATGCGCTTCATCCCCCTTCTCGCCCTCCTCCCAGCGCTTGCTGTGGCTGAGGAGCAGGTCCCTCTTGCAGACCGTGTTCAGGGTTGGTTTAATAAAGCAAAGTCCTATCTACCTACTGCGACTCCCGTTATCCCTGTCGCCGAAAAGGTAGCCGAAGTGCCCAAAAAGGTCATTCAGGAAAAGACCGTCACACCTTTCAACGCAACCAACTGGCAATCGCTGCTGGAGCCGGCCGCGGATGCCCAGGACTGGCTAGTATTTATCACCGGTGGAAATAAGACCTGCTTTGGCCGTTGCGgcaaggccgaggaggcATTTAATGTGAGCGCGCCAAACTAACTTGCAATGTGCAATGTAGCGTAAACGTTCATACGGACATAGTGGAGGCTAATCACGCGCTAACAGCAATCTGTTCTCCTTTTCGCTGCTGACCCAACCTCGCCCAACCTTGGCTACCTCGATTGCGAATCTAACCAGCTCCTCTGCTCCGCCTGGTCTGCTGGCGCTCCATCCGTCTGGTACTTCAAAGTTCCCCAGGCTCAAGTCACTGGGGAGCGCCCGTCTACTCCCCTGCATATCGTCTACGTGAACTCAACCACTGTGACCCCTGAAAGCATCTACAGAATACACGCCGAGAAGACCTACGAGAACAAGCCCGCCTATGAAGGTGCCTTCCACCCAACAGATGGCTGGCTCGCTCAGTGTGGCCTTCTGGTACCACTGGGCTACGTCATTTACGGCTTCGGCGTTGTTCCTAGCTGGCTCTTCATGATTGTCATCAGCATGGCCAGCCGGACGATGATGTAAGTTTTGGATCATTTCGGTTGACATTATCAGCTGCTAATTCTATACAGGAGCCGCAGACTTGGAAACCCAGGCGCCCCTGCCGGTCGACGCGCTTAGACGATTTTGTCATGAAAGTTTGCCTTTTTACAGTGCCATGGGCAAGGgtgtatataatataatcTAGCGGTACCCTCTGATCCGACAATCGGACCATGTTGGGGCTTTTGGTTATTTTGACATCCTAGCCTCAtggttctttttttttttttcttttttttttttagtgTCGAACAAAGTACAAACAACAAATTGATAGATCAAGCTGTACGAAGTACAAACAGGATAACTCCTGGTCTAGAAACAAGCCCTTGTCGAAACCTGAACCCAGGTAGCAGTATGTCGACTATATTCTGAAGCGCCATCCAAAGTACCACTCCAAGTCGGGATGGTCAGCAAAAACCAAAATCGGTTCCTGGCAGGTTTGATTCACTAGTTCCCTAGTCAGTGTCCCACCCGCATGGTTATTTCACTTGCTTTATCGGTACATGGTTCAATGCATAACCATCCACTGCAGTAGGCGATCCCAGGCTTATCACACTCTCTGCGGCGGCCGCCGCCGGTTTTTTTACAACTGGAAAAGACACTGGCCATGGGGAAAACTCCTCGAAAATGCGAGAAATTATTCTCAAAAGGTTAGTGAATCAATCTTCAGACGTAGGTCCTTTTATCATATCGATTGGTCTGCAGGGAGATCTGTAGGGGTCAATACCCAcaagctcttcgccaaatACCGGACCTTCTCGCAGAAGGCCTGTCTTAACTATCTGCAAACAGTAATAGCACTCTGTACTATGCGCATCGCAGGACATTTTCAATGCAAAGCCTCCGAGACTTTCTTGTATGAATTACCTAGTATGGAGGGTGGTATCGACCTGGATCCTAACAGCATTAGGTATTGTTGTAAAATGAATTGGATGCTGGCGTTTGACATTTTGTCATAGTGAAATCTTCGCCGCGGAGCTAAGTCACTTCCGCCCCAGATATATCTTCGCACAAGCTCCACCAATTGATTCTTCCTCTCAAAACAGTACAAACCACACCCCATCCAAAATGACAGAATTTGATCGCGTGCACCCATCGACAACGGCCTACATCGTCGCCACAGCCATTGTTTCCGGAATCGCTGGCTACTTTATCGGCCAAGGTGCGTCGCTAGGACTATTCTCaacaaaagagaaagaaggctgGCCAAATGGCTATAATGTGAAGCCGCACCGAGGCTCttcggatgaggaagatgatacTGAACAGGAGGAGagtgatgaagaggaaggcgatGGAACTGAACTTGCAAACTTTGAGAACAATACCGAGGAGGTTAAATTGGTGCTTGTTGTGAGGACTGATCTGGGGATGACGAAGGGTATGGCACTTTTACCTCTCTTTTTTAGTAGCCATTTAATTGCCCTCACCAGCGGGATGCTAACCGCTGTCTGAATTAGGCAAAATCGCTGCCCAGTGTTCACATGCAACTCTTGCCTGTTACAAATATCTCGTTGCGAACCCATCTACCTCTACGATCCTGCGTCGCTGGGAACGGCAAGGTCAAGCGAAGATTGCGCTACAGATAAAATcggaggaggaaatgcaATTGTTGCAGGCGCAAGCCGTCAGTCTTGGGCTCTGCGCTCGGGTTATACAAGATGCTGGACGCACTCAGATCGCCAGCGGAAGCAGGACGGTGTTGGGTATCTTAGGGCCAAAAAGTGTAGTTGACACAGTGACGGGCCATCTGAAGCTGCTTTGAAACTCGTCTCAAAGTGGACGCGGATAGACGCGGTCACCGGGGAAGGACAGTTTGTGAGCCGCTCATGTATATACCCTTGCTTTCGTC carries:
- a CDS encoding sphinganine-1-phosphate aldolase DPL1 (transcript_id=CADANIAT00008653) gives rise to the protein MASSVVPVALQNKLLGYGRAPSAQLAVLNLDLVRNIVFALFLFRYVRKTFYSLRGYGFFGSIHNVYLAIRLFLYSIFLRFPGVRGQVDKQVTAAIEGLESKLVANGPGVTRYLTLPKEGWTHEQVRAELAKLGNMEHTRWEDGRVSGAVYHGGKDLLKIQAEAFEQFGVANPIHPDVFPGVRKMEAEVVAMVLAMFHGPSDGAGVTTSGGTESILMACLAARNKARAERGVTEPEMIIPDTAHAAFIKASSYFGIKLHRVPCPAPDHKVDIAKVRRLINSNTVLLVGSAPNFPHGIVDDIPALSRLATHYKIPLHVDCCLGSFVIALLKKAGFPSPYEEEGGFDFRQPGVTSISVDTHKYGFAPKGNSVLLYRNKTYRSHQYFIYPDWSGGVYASPSVAGSRPGALIAGCWASLMSVGESGYIKSCLDIVNAAKKFESAINEDARLSPNLQVVGQPMVSVIAFESKNDAVDIYDIADDLSAKGWHLNALQSPPAMHVAFTIPTAAAVDTLISDLVAVVEKELEKAEERKRQGKSYVVKRGDTSALYGVAGSMPDKSIVSRLAEGFLDTLYKA
- the hcsA gene encoding homocitrate synthase (transcript_id=CADANIAT00008654), yielding MCPGDHPGFTAVQTRQNPHPSRNPYGHNVGVTDFLSNVSRFKIIESTLREGEQFANAFFDTQKKIEIAKALDEFGVDYIELTSPCASEQSRLDCEAICKLGLKAKILTHIRCHMDDARVAVETGVDGVDVVIGTSSYLREHSHGKDMTYIKNTAIEVIEFVKSKGIEIRFSSEDSFRSDLVDLLSIYSAVDQVGVNRVGIADTVGCASPRQVYELIRVLRGVVSCDIETHFHNDTGCAIANAYCALEAGATHIDTSVLGIGERNGITPLGGLMARMMVADPQYVKSKYKLEKLKDIEDLVAEAVEVNIPFNNYITGFCAFTHKAGIHAKAILNNPSTYEIINPADFGMSRYVHFASRLTGWNAIKSRAQQLNVHMTDDQYKECTAKIKALADIRPIAIDDADSIIRAYYRNLSSGENKPLMDLTADEHAQFLAKEKELTESGTAL
- a CDS encoding aminoacyl-tRNA hydrolase PTH2 (transcript_id=CADANIAT00008656) → MTEFDRVHPSTTAYIVATAIVSGIAGYFIGQGASLGLFSTKEKEGWPNGYNVKPHRGSSDEEDDTEQEESDEEEGDGTELANFENNTEEVKLVLVVRTDLGMTKGKIAAQCSHATLACYKYLVANPSTSTILRRWERQGQAKIALQIKSEEEMQLLQAQAVSLGLCARVIQDAGRTQIASGSRTVLGILGPKSVVDTVTGHLKLL
- a CDS encoding uncharacterized protein (transcript_id=CADANIAT00008655), whose translation is MRFIPLLALLPALAVAEEQVPLADRVQGWFNKAKSYLPTATPVIPVAEKVAEVPKKVIQEKTVTPFNATNWQSLLEPAADAQDWLVFITGGNKTCFGRCGKAEEAFNQSVLLFAADPTSPNLGYLDCESNQLLCSAWSAGAPSVWYFKVPQAQVTGERPSTPLHIVYVNSTTVTPESIYRIHAEKTYENKPAYEGAFHPTDGWLAQCGLLVPLGYVIYGFGVVPSWLFMIVISMASRTMMSRRLGNPGAPAGRRA
- a CDS encoding SNARE-binding exocyst subunit SEC6 (transcript_id=CADANIAT00008652); the protein is MAQGGNADRAVAMPRLEDLLRHPEDLDKINGLKAEYTRKKAAVDAQLREGLRDQLASVQRSLSALTEGQRQVSKTRDELQGIDRLCAESQNSVDDFSRIDQLAKIQRNFEATLMMKKGLENFSSDLAEIEELLREDDEDLENQPNLLRTHMRISRLRDFRDEAMDQVRRAQDASNEATLEEYFQGLDAVIDWFDDHLGTLCMNLIPLVQSDNPSMVVRLAVVVANEEKNDETVKALQEAQKDHQDLAGRFKSMNVGPKTVRGYKEKFIQAIEFYAQNQFEDTKEKFLDDPEGLEKSFRWFFNDLFVVQQGMQSLMPKKWKIFKTYTDIYHRMMHDFLIEMVNDPALPADNLLAILHWREKYYKKMKKLGWQASDLELDILDNREPDLIRRWQNVIINAVEDWMDKITETDRKALTERIPDSLDTTADGYFRTQTLPDMWRMLHEQVTVSSSSSRPDLLEGIMDAMFRVLKARQNAWQTLLEEECAKYKAPGGEQLDGLQLLQDWLIAVANDQIACIDDNDETGQYGHLTRFRRDIEQYVDPKYMASRAIPEIDALRDGYVDLSTYCISQFVNVIFAVDLQGTIRDFFTQRWYGDFAVKRITSTFDDYMADYSPVLHPSLTDILVEELSDELLVRYLSSVRNKGVKFRRQTDPYTDKFKDDVLTVFAFFQKYPDSFAGTIKQKWRLVDWLVRLLEAEKGPAVVNVYEDFKNEYWDLQLSWVETVLRARDDFERSMITAVKTKAAELSVERGMETLMSRVR